A genome region from Nicotiana tabacum cultivar K326 chromosome 13, ASM71507v2, whole genome shotgun sequence includes the following:
- the LOC107821281 gene encoding inositol diphosphatase DSP1 has translation MRLENGDDRSTCHRIENSDGGAGVSPEYFSPAIDAAEGLLVPPLNFSMVDYGVFRSGFPDTANFSFLQTLGLRSIIYLCPEPYPEANVEFLNANGIRLFQFAIEGSKEPPLVNIPEETIREALRVVLDEKNRPLLIHCKRGKHRTGCLVGCLRKLQKWCLTSIFDEYQRYAAEKARVSDLRFMELFDISGFKQPPTFCSHIKN, from the exons ATGCGATTGGAAAACGGCGACGATCGGTCCACGTGTCACCGTATTGAAAACTCCGACGGCGGCGCCGGCGTTTCGCCGGAGTATTTTTCTCCGGCAATCGACGCCGCTGAAGGACTACTCGTTCCGCCTCTCAATTTCTCTATGGTTGATTACGGTGTTTTTCGGTCTGGTTTCCCTGATACTGCTAACTTCTCCTTTTTGCAAACCCTAGGCCTTCGCTCTATCAT ATATTTGTGTCCTGAGCCATATCCTGAAGCGAATGTAGAGTTTTTAAATGCGAACGGAATACGGCTTTTTCAATTTGCCATTGAAGGATCCAAG GAGCCACCATTGGTCAACATCCCAGAGGAAACAATAAGAGAAGCTTTGAGGGTTGTCCTTG ATGAAAAGAACCGCCCTCTGTTAATTCACTGCAAAAGAGGAAAG CACCGAACCGGTTGTCTTGTGGGGTGCCTCAGAAAATTACAGAAGTGGTGCCTTACTTCAATTTTTGATGAGTACCAAAGATATGCTGCTGAGAAAGCTAGAGTATCAGATCTGAGGTTCATGGAGTTGTTTGACATATCTGGCTTCAAGCAGCCACCGACATTCTGTTCACATATCAAGAATTAA